The Solanum lycopersicum chromosome 6, SLM_r2.1 genome has a window encoding:
- the LOC101255804 gene encoding ERBB-3 BINDING PROTEIN 1, with translation MSDDEREEKELDLTSPEVVTKYKSAAEIVNKALQLVLSECKPKAKIVDLCEKGDAFIKEQTGNMYKNVKKKIERGVAFPTCISVNNTVCHFSPLASDETVVEEGDILKIDMGCHIDGFIAVVGHTHVLHNGPVTGRAADVIAAANTAAEVALRLVRPGKKNSDVTEAIQKVAAAYDCKIVEGVLSHQMKQFVIDGNKVVLSVSNPDTRVDEAEFEENEVYSIDIVTSTGDGKPKLLDEKQTTIYKRAVDKSYNLKMKASRFIFSEISQKFPIMPFTARDLEEKRARLGLVECVNHELLQPYPVLHEKPGDLVAHIKFTVLLMPNGSDRVTSHSLQELQPTKSTENEPEIKAWLALPTKTKKKGGGKKKKGKKGDKVEEASQAEPMEG, from the exons ATGTCGGACGACGAGAGAGAAGAGAAGGAATTGGATCTCACAAGTCCTGAGGTCGTCACCAAGTACAAGAGCGCCGCTGAAATTGTTAACA AGGCTCTGCAGTTGGTGTTGTCCGAATGCAAGCCAAAAGCAAAGATAGTTGATCTTTGTGAGAAAGGGGATGCCTTTATCAAAGA GCAAACTGGAAATATGTACAAgaatgtgaagaagaagattgaGAGAGGTGTTGCATTTCCAACATGTATTTCAGTTAATAACACCGTGTGCCATTTCTCTCCATTGGCTAGTGATGAGACAGTAGTGGAAGAAGGTGATATATTGAAGAT TGACATGGGATGTCACATTGATGGATTTATTGCAGTAGTTGGACATACACATGTTCTTCACAATGGACCAGTTACTGGTAGAGCTGCTGATGTCATTGCAGCTGCTAATACAGCTGCTGAAGTTGCTTTGAGACTTGTGAGACCAGGAAAGAAG AACTCGGATGTAACAGAAGCTATTCAGAAGGTTGCTGCTGCCTATGACTGCAAGATTGTTGAGGGTGTATTGAGCCATCAAATGAAGCAGTTTGTTATTGATGGAAACAAAGTTGTATTGAGCGTGTCCAATCCTGATACAAGAGTAGATGAAGCAGAATTTGAAGAGAATGAGGTCTACTCCATTGATATCGTGACGAGCACTGGTGATGGAAAG CCCAAGTTGTTGGATGAGAAACAAACAACGATCTACAAGAGAGCTGTGGACAAGAGCTATAACCTGAAGATGAAAGCCTCAAGGTTCATCTTCAGTGAAATCAGTCAGAAGTTCCCTATCATGCCATTTACCGCAAG GGATTTGGAGGAGAAGAGAGCTCGTTTGGGCCTTGTTGAATGTGTTAACCATGAGCTTTTGCAGCCATATCCTGTTCTACATGAGAAACCTG GTGATTTGGTTGCTCACATTAAGTTCACAGTGCTGTTAATGCCTAATGGATCGGATAGGGTAACATCTCATTCGCTCCAGGAGCTTCAGCCTACAAAATCAACAGAGAATGAACCTGAAATCAAGGCTTGGCTAGCCCTTCCCACCAAGACTAAGAAGAAAGGTGGtgggaagaaaaagaaag GAAAGAAAGGTGACAAAGTAGAAGAGGCATCTCAAGCTGAGCCTATGGAAGGATAG